In Acidisarcina polymorpha, the DNA window TACGGCCTGACGAAAGACGGCCTAGCCCTTCGGCCTGCACTTCAGGCACTTCAGGACTGGGCAAAATCCAGAACTCCCCCGAAAGCTTAGCTTTGTGTAGAGCTTGATGGCCGAAGCTACCAAGCCGGGAGAAGTGTTATGCCGAACTTCGGAGCCGCTGCCTTGAGGCGCTCGATATCTTCAGGTGTCGGCGGCCCAACAACCTCATTAGGCGACTTCACGTGGCCCCCCTCCGCCAGAAAGCCTTCAAAGCCGCTCGGCGTGCAGAGCAGCATGTAGTGGGATGGGGATCCACTTGTGTTCATAAGCTGGTGAGGTATGCCACGAGGTAGGAAGATTGACTCACCAGCTTGGATCGTTTGTTCCTTGCCGGAGATGACTGCTTGCATCTCTCCTTCGATGATGAAGAGAGTTTCGTCATCGTTCGCGTGTACATGGATAGGCGTCTTCGACTGCCCGCCGCTGCGATTCTCAAAAAGAGAAAAGGTGCCATTCGTTTCTTCGCCCGAAAGCTGCTGCTTCATCACGACGCCAGCGAGCACGAATTCTTTTTGTTCTGCCATAGGGAAACTCCTTTGGTGCATGGCTTAGGAAAGACGGACGCCGAACCCGGGATACTCGGGCAGCGCCTTCTTTGTCTCTTCTGGGGAGAGGAAGCGGATACCCCACGAGGCTCCGGCCTTGATGGTCTCGGTAGGATCTTCGATCGGCGCTATCGTCGATGGATCAGGGACATTCATGTCCCTGGCGGGTTCCCCCATTTGCATCAGATAGCTGTCCATGCCGACCGTCTCTGCACCAGTGGCCCCAACAAGAATAAGAGCCCGCAGTTCTTCAGTCAGACAGGCGAACGTATGGGCCTTGCCCTGGGGCAAGAAGCCAACGCCACCGGCATGTACATCGAAAGTCTTCTCAGGCGTGTAGAAGCGAACTGATCCCTCGATTACGAAAAACAGTTCGTGTTCACGCTCATGGATGTGCACTGGCGGCTCTAGGCCAGGTCGCACTTTCACTTCCATGAGGGAGAAGCGACCGTTCGTCTCGGTAGCCTTCGCCAGAGTGGTAATCACTTGCCCCATGTATTTGATGGTGGAATCTACTCCGACTTCGCGGGAATACGCGGTCGGGATCTGCTGCGTTTCAGTTCTTGACATGATGATGCCTCTTTCTTGATACCGACGGTCTTTCAAGGTCAGCATGGTTCGCTGGCCTTGACCCGCCCAAAGCGGCTTCCAGCTAGCGAGCTCTCGTCCTGAGCCCAACGATTTGGAAGCACCCTTATGGTTCTACCGACACCGGCTGGGAGGGGTGTGTCTAGAAAATTGGGTTTGGTTCGATAATCCCGTCGAAGTGGGGATTACTTCGCTAGAGAGCTGGATGATCCACATACCCTTCGGGACCATGCGCGTAGAACGTGGCTGGGTCTGCTGAACTCAGAGGCTCGCCATCAGCAAATCGTTTCGGCAAGTCTGGGTTGGCGATGAACAACCTCGCGAAGGATACGGCGTCTGCTTCGCCGCGTGCAAGACTCTCGTTCGCTGATTCAAAGGTGAAGTTTTCGTTAGCGATGAAGACTCCACCGAACTCACGCTTCAGATCGGGACCGAGCGAATCAGCGGCGCGGAACTCGCGCGCATGAAGATACGCTAGCTTGAGTCGCCCGCACTCTCGGGCCACATACTTGAAAGTTTCGGCAGGGTTCGCATCGGACACGTCGTGACGATCGCCTCTAGGAGAAACCCGCACTCCAACACGGCCAGAACCCCACACTGAGGTACATGCGTCGACGATGAGAAGGAGCAGACGCGCTCGATTTTCGACTGACCCTCCAAAGTCATCAGAGCGGTGGTTCGTTCCGGACTCCAGGAATTGGTCGACAAGGTACCCGGTGGCTGCGTGAACCTCTACCCCGTCGAAGCCAGCCCGTTGAGCGTTCTGGGCGGCAACTCGGAATTCTTCCACCACGCCATAGACTTCTCGAGTCTCCAAAGCGCGTGGCGTAACGAAGTTCTTCTCCGGGCGCACGAGAGAGACATGACCGGCTGCGGCGATTGCAGAGGGCGCTACTGGAAGCTCACCATTGAGAAATAGCGGGTCAGAGATACGCCCTACATGCCACAGCTGCAGATAGATGCGACCGCCGTGTTGATGAACTGAAGAGGTAACTTCCTTCCAGGCTTTGACCTGCTCTTCTGACCAAATGCCGGCCACCTGCGCGTACCCGAGGGCGCTCGGCGAAACGGGTGTGGCCTCTGCAATGATCAGACCTGCGGAGGCGCGTTGCGTGTAGTAGTTCGTCATAAGCTGCGTAGGAATGTTGTCGACGGTCGCGCGAAGTCGAGTCATCGGAGCCATAAGGACCCGGTTTGGTAGCTCAATGTCGCCGATTCGTATGGGATCAAGCAGAGTTGGCATCGGTAGAGTTCCTTTTCTGTTCATTGTTCCGTTGCAGGTCAGTTAGTCGACGGCTCGAGGCCCGAATGCATTGCAATCAATTGCCAAACGCCTTGCTCGTGGATCCACACAGACAGCGCTTGATTTCGCAATTCAATCGCCTTGCCTTTCAACTCCAATCGGAGGAAGAGGTGATTGAAGACGAGCGCGGTCGAACCTTGCACAATGATGTTCTGTTGGGAGCGGTCAATCTGGTGATACTCCCAGGCTCGCTCCCTCAACCCGACGAGATAGGCCGCTTTCGTATGTTGATTCCCCGTGGAATGCACGTGTAGCAACCGCTCATGCAACAACTCCTCAAGGGTTTCCACATCCCGGCTCAACATCGCGGCATAACGCCGATCTTCGAGGCGCTCGATCTCAGACATGTTGTTTTCATCCGCCATCTTTATCACGTCATCGCACCGGAACACCGAAGCCTGGGTACTGTGGCAATGCCTGCCTGGTCTCCTCTTCCGACATCACGTAAATACCGTTGTCGTTGCACGCCTTGATCGCACGCTCGGGTGTGCCCTCTACATACGTAACGGCATGATCCGGAAGAGACATGCTCTTCGTGCCTTCACCCATCGTTAGAAAGTAGCTATCTAGCCCGACTGAAGCTTCTCCAGCCGCAGCCACAAGAATTAGTGTGCGTACCTGGGCGGAAAGGCAGTTGAAGGCATGGGCTTTCCCTTTGGGTAGAAAGACAACGTCACCCGCATTGATGTCCAGCGTTTTGTCTTCGCAATAGAAGCGCATGGAGCCCTCGAGCACGAAATACATCTCGTGCTCCCGGTCATGAATATGCGGAGGCGGCTCGTTCCCTGGCTTGGTGTAGTACTCCATCAGGGCAAAGCGCCCATCGGTCTCCGAAGCTTTGGCGAGGAACGTCATCAGACTTCCCATGTAGGCGACCGTGGCATCGATCGTCGCGGCGCGTTCGAACGCAATTCGTGATTGTTCGAGTTCAGTCATCTACTCGGTCTCCTTCTCTGTGTTTACGTCATACGGAGCGAGGTACATCTCGTTCTTGCGAGCAATCTCGGACACGCGGACTACCGCGGCTTTGGGCTCGAGAGAGGCGAAACTCTCCCTTTGGTCGGCTACCTGCACTTCGTCGAAGAAATCCTGATGCGAACCCGTGGAAACATCGAGTAGCCGGCATTCTCCGTCGCTCTTGTTGAAGAGCGCATGGAGTGCATTGGGTGGGATCACGATCGTCGATCCAGGGCCACAGATGAAGTGCTCTTGCGCACCGTCGTGAACGCGGAAGAAGGTCATTTCACCTTCGAGGATGTAAAAGGTTTCTGGAGATGTGTGGCTGTGCAGATCGACGCCACCACCCGGAGCTAGATGTAGCTCGAACATTGTGTAGGCGTGGGCGCTGTCTTCACTGCGGACTTTCCACAGGAAGTGGACCGGCCCCAGATCAAAGGGTCTTCCTTCGTCTGGCTTGATGACGCGAACGCCTTCTTGGGCAGGTAGATATTTGAGAATGTCTTGCATCGTATCCCCGAGTCGCGAGTTGCGACCCTTCTTGTTTTAGCGGGGAGGGACGTGCTTAGCGTGTCCAGAACCTCGGTCTTGGTTCGAAGGACTCAGTCAATCATGGCTCTCAGCCTATTGGATGTTCGACGCGCTAATGACCAGCCTTCATGCGTCCCGCGCAGGTGGCGGTAGATAGCGTTCAAAGACCCCTTGCGTAATCTCGCCGATCTGCTGGGCGCTGAGTTTGTCGTATTGCGGCGAGAACACTTCAACACCCACGTTGTTAAGTGCGCCAATCTCACTCAGAGTCTCAATCAGTCTAGAAATAGGGAAATCGCCATCACCTGGCGTCAACCGATTATTGAGACCGTCATAGGCGAGGGACATTCCTTCAGGAACTCGGGCTGTTGCATCGCAGAGTTGGACTGCGGTGATCTTGTCTCCCGGGATGCTCCGCAGCAGCTTTTCGTCGGGTCCACTTCGCATGTAATGCCAGAAGTCGAAGACGATGCCCGCATTGTCCGCCTTCACCTGCTGGAGTACCTGCCAAGCCATGCTCAGAGAGTTCACCCCGAACACTGGAATGAACTCGAGGTCACACCTCAACCCTTCCTTGGCTGCGCGAGCGCATAAGCCTCCCAAGGCATCCTCTATCTCTGATACGGTGTAGCGGTTCGCAGCGAAGCCACTCCATGCGGTGAACGAATCTACCTCCAAAGCCGCCGCCATGCGGAAGAAATCATCCTCATCGAACCCGACGATGTCCGTTGGGAAATCCATGCCCTCGACGCGTGGCTTCCAGTCTGAGGTCCAGCGAACAAACGGGTCTAGGTGTGTGATTCTCACACCTACGTCCGCAGCGATCTCCCGCAGGTCGCTCGTGCTTAGGCTGGACCCAAGCCACTTGTTGTAATCCGAAGGCGTAATCGCTATCGCAGAACACCCGGCTATCCCAGCCGCCTTGACCTGCTCCCGAAACGGAAGAGCTCGGACCGTTCCATTCCACATGACGCGAGTCTTATTGCTCATGCTGCCCCACACTTCACCTACGCCCGCTTCCAGTCATCGATCGTCGAGTACCAGGCGGGAGTCCGCTCAATCTTGAGATCGACAATCATCTTCTCGAATGCTGCGCGGTACGGCTTCGTCATCTGAGCCTTCATGAACGATTCTGGCGATTCGTCCCATACCTCATAGTTCAAGATGCTTTCGGGATCTCGCATGTCTTGAACCAGGGATGCTTCGATGAAAGTGCTTTCTTTCACAATGTGCGTGAACACTTCGCGGAGCTTCCCAAGGAACTCTGACTTTTGAGATTCGGGGATACGAAAACGTACAACAAGTGTGAGTCTGTTTGACACTGGGGTTTCGCCTTTCGCATAACGTAGTCCGACCATCGCAGCGAGCGTTCCGACCATCATCTCGCGCCGACTCGATAGCCGATATTGGAGGGCGTTAACCAGAGCGTTGGATTCTGATGATTCGGTCTTTCGCATGAGTATCCAACGTGTGATTTCTGCTGCTATCCATCTCAGCTTGTCGCAACTCTAGCACGCAATTGGACGTGCATCCTGCTCCTACAGCGTCTCCCACGATCTTCGGCGGAGCTTCAGACACAATGGCGATGGTTCGTGCACATCTTGAGGAGATCTTCCGTTCGAACGAACTGGATCCTAGTAAAAGATCGATCCCAACCTGTTATCGATGGACACGTCTTCGTTCACAATGAGCCAATGAAACCAGAGGATTATGCACACACCACGCCACGCGGCGATGTCTGATTAGCTTGATGGCGATAGGAGATCTCCGAAATGAAGACACGTTTTGATTCGAAATCGACGGCAGACATGGTTCTTGCTGACCTCGACTTGTCTGATCGGACCATCCTCGTAACAGGGTGTAGTGGCGGAATTGGGTTCGAGACAATGCGCGCGCTTAGCGCACATGGTGCGCGCATCATCGGTGTTGCCCGCTCCCTCGACGGCGCCCAGAGAGCTTGCTCAAGGTTGAGAAGCCCGGCGGCGGCAATCGCTTGCGACCACTCCGATCTTCGGGCCGTCGACCGTGCTGCGTTGCTCATCAGCGAACGCTACGAGAAGGTGGATGCCATCGTAGCGAACGCGGGCATCACAGGATCGCGAACCGTCCAAACCCGCCATGGCATCGAGATGCAGTTTCTCGTTAATTACCTTTCTCATTTCCTCTTGGTAAACCGACTTCTTCCCAAGCTACCGAACCAATCAGGACGAGTTGTCGTCGTCAGTAGCAGCGCTAGTAAGAATCAAGCGCCGAGCGAGGGCATACTCTTTGAAGATCTCGACGGGCACGCGAAATACAACGCCTCAAAGTTTTATGGGCAATCGAAGCTAGCACTCGCTCTTTTCGCGGGCGAATTGGCTAGGCGCGTAGCAGGTCGGGGCATCTCCGTGAATTCGCTGCATCCTGGCGCCGTCAAGGGGAC includes these proteins:
- a CDS encoding cupin domain-containing protein, with product MAEQKEFVLAGVVMKQQLSGEETNGTFSLFENRSGGQSKTPIHVHANDDETLFIIEGEMQAVISGKEQTIQAGESIFLPRGIPHQLMNTSGSPSHYMLLCTPSGFEGFLAEGGHVKSPNEVVGPPTPEDIERLKAAAPKFGITLLPAW
- a CDS encoding SDR family NAD(P)-dependent oxidoreductase produces the protein MKTRFDSKSTADMVLADLDLSDRTILVTGCSGGIGFETMRALSAHGARIIGVARSLDGAQRACSRLRSPAAAIACDHSDLRAVDRAALLISERYEKVDAIVANAGITGSRTVQTRHGIEMQFLVNYLSHFLLVNRLLPKLPNQSGRVVVVSSSASKNQAPSEGILFEDLDGHAKYNASKFYGQSKLALALFAGELARRVAGRGISVNSLHPGAVKGTDLNRNLKFPLSAVLSVAQLFFKTPEQGAATQCMLAASPAVDGISGEYWADCQIAKGSKFLSDKSMAAHLWQVSEELVTRNLNVKV
- a CDS encoding sugar phosphate isomerase/epimerase family protein, with translation MSNKTRVMWNGTVRALPFREQVKAAGIAGCSAIAITPSDYNKWLGSSLSTSDLREIAADVGVRITHLDPFVRWTSDWKPRVEGMDFPTDIVGFDEDDFFRMAAALEVDSFTAWSGFAANRYTVSEIEDALGGLCARAAKEGLRCDLEFIPVFGVNSLSMAWQVLQQVKADNAGIVFDFWHYMRSGPDEKLLRSIPGDKITAVQLCDATARVPEGMSLAYDGLNNRLTPGDGDFPISRLIETLSEIGALNNVGVEVFSPQYDKLSAQQIGEITQGVFERYLPPPARDA
- a CDS encoding cupin domain-containing protein yields the protein MTELEQSRIAFERAATIDATVAYMGSLMTFLAKASETDGRFALMEYYTKPGNEPPPHIHDREHEMYFVLEGSMRFYCEDKTLDINAGDVVFLPKGKAHAFNCLSAQVRTLILVAAAGEASVGLDSYFLTMGEGTKSMSLPDHAVTYVEGTPERAIKACNDNGIYVMSEEETRQALPQYPGFGVPVR
- a CDS encoding cupin domain-containing protein, with product MQDILKYLPAQEGVRVIKPDEGRPFDLGPVHFLWKVRSEDSAHAYTMFELHLAPGGGVDLHSHTSPETFYILEGEMTFFRVHDGAQEHFICGPGSTIVIPPNALHALFNKSDGECRLLDVSTGSHQDFFDEVQVADQRESFASLEPKAAVVRVSEIARKNEMYLAPYDVNTEKETE
- a CDS encoding alkene reductase codes for the protein MPTLLDPIRIGDIELPNRVLMAPMTRLRATVDNIPTQLMTNYYTQRASAGLIIAEATPVSPSALGYAQVAGIWSEEQVKAWKEVTSSVHQHGGRIYLQLWHVGRISDPLFLNGELPVAPSAIAAAGHVSLVRPEKNFVTPRALETREVYGVVEEFRVAAQNAQRAGFDGVEVHAATGYLVDQFLESGTNHRSDDFGGSVENRARLLLLIVDACTSVWGSGRVGVRVSPRGDRHDVSDANPAETFKYVARECGRLKLAYLHAREFRAADSLGPDLKREFGGVFIANENFTFESANESLARGEADAVSFARLFIANPDLPKRFADGEPLSSADPATFYAHGPEGYVDHPAL
- a CDS encoding cupin domain-containing protein, coding for MSRTETQQIPTAYSREVGVDSTIKYMGQVITTLAKATETNGRFSLMEVKVRPGLEPPVHIHEREHELFFVIEGSVRFYTPEKTFDVHAGGVGFLPQGKAHTFACLTEELRALILVGATGAETVGMDSYLMQMGEPARDMNVPDPSTIAPIEDPTETIKAGASWGIRFLSPEETKKALPEYPGFGVRLS
- a CDS encoding antibiotic biosynthesis monooxygenase family protein, with protein sequence MRKTESSESNALVNALQYRLSSRREMMVGTLAAMVGLRYAKGETPVSNRLTLVVRFRIPESQKSEFLGKLREVFTHIVKESTFIEASLVQDMRDPESILNYEVWDESPESFMKAQMTKPYRAAFEKMIVDLKIERTPAWYSTIDDWKRA
- a CDS encoding nuclear transport factor 2 family protein, which translates into the protein MSEIERLEDRRYAAMLSRDVETLEELLHERLLHVHSTGNQHTKAAYLVGLRERAWEYHQIDRSQQNIIVQGSTALVFNHLFLRLELKGKAIELRNQALSVWIHEQGVWQLIAMHSGLEPSTN